One stretch of Acidobacteriota bacterium DNA includes these proteins:
- a CDS encoding zf-HC2 domain-containing protein, whose translation MRCRKVRSFLSAYCNDELTGRKRLAVREHLSTCCDCRREEAFYRSMRAAAGELAGLSVSSDFNTQLLNRIARERFGETRTRAYVPRRAPVVRWSRTVPVLAIVPVLVLAAAYWLAGGLTTGPVEVGPSPYVVGDDYLTVQPANNPNLTGALKKDWSLDKQLRWTDRMARISNSITERTGFGNLHLAGSLGDRAGDLGPGIPYVTTYYRVQPIIRVYQSSHRTSVQEDEEVY comes from the coding sequence ATGCGTTGTCGAAAGGTACGCTCCTTCCTGTCAGCTTACTGTAACGATGAGCTTACTGGTCGGAAGCGGCTGGCTGTTCGCGAGCATCTTTCGACCTGCTGCGACTGCCGAAGGGAAGAGGCCTTTTACCGGTCGATGAGGGCAGCCGCCGGCGAGTTGGCGGGGCTATCCGTGTCCTCGGACTTCAACACGCAACTGCTCAACCGCATCGCGCGGGAGCGGTTCGGGGAAACGCGTACGCGAGCCTACGTGCCCCGTCGGGCGCCGGTAGTGCGCTGGTCGCGAACGGTTCCCGTGCTGGCCATCGTGCCTGTCCTGGTGCTGGCCGCGGCCTACTGGCTTGCGGGTGGCTTGACGACCGGGCCGGTCGAGGTCGGCCCGTCGCCGTACGTTGTCGGCGATGACTACCTGACTGTTCAGCCCGCAAACAACCCCAACCTGACCGGGGCGTTGAAGAAGGACTGGTCGCTTGACAAACAACTCAGGTGGACTGACCGCATGGCCAGAATATCCAACTCGATCACCGAGCGTACCGGCTTCGGTAATCTCCACCTAGCCGGCAGTCTCGGCGACCGCGCCGGCGACCTGGGGCCGGGCATCCCGTACGTCACGACGTACTACCGCGTGCAGCCGATCATTCGAGTATACCAGTCGTCCCACCGGACGAGCGTACAGGAGGATGAAGAAGTCTACTAA
- a CDS encoding sigma-70 family RNA polymerase sigma factor, whose product MSKPTEKEIDYKLMRAIQKGDMVAFNEMVNRYKNRLMNVIGRMLSSAEEAEDIVQETFIRVYQHRQSFNFQHCLSTWIYTIGLNLARNELRKRRKFKFYDISEMQGNETEFAVEAKIPSRLPEVLSAAVKSLPEKYRTAFLLRDIEEQPYEEVARILDVPLGTVKSRVNRARLMLRDKLRPKLEEYNALSKGTLLPVSLL is encoded by the coding sequence ATGTCAAAGCCGACCGAAAAAGAGATCGACTACAAGCTGATGAGGGCCATTCAGAAGGGCGACATGGTGGCCTTCAACGAGATGGTCAACCGGTACAAGAACCGGCTGATGAACGTCATTGGCCGGATGCTGTCGTCGGCTGAGGAGGCCGAGGACATTGTGCAGGAGACGTTTATACGGGTATACCAGCACCGGCAATCGTTTAATTTTCAGCACTGCCTGTCGACCTGGATATACACGATCGGCCTGAATCTCGCCCGGAATGAGCTGCGCAAGAGACGGAAATTCAAGTTTTACGACATATCCGAGATGCAGGGGAATGAGACGGAGTTCGCCGTCGAGGCGAAGATTCCGAGTCGTTTGCCGGAGGTGCTCTCCGCAGCCGTGAAATCGCTGCCCGAGAAGTACCGGACGGCGTTCCTGCTTCGGGATATAGAAGAACAGCCATATGAAGAAGTCGCCAGGATCCTTGACGTACCCCTCGGGACCGTAAAGTCCCGCGTCAACCGGGCGCGACTCATGCTGCGTGATAAACTGCGGCCGAAACTGGAGGAATATAATGCGTTGTCGAAAGGTACGCTCCTTCCTGTCAGCTTACTGTAA
- a CDS encoding DUF2064 domain-containing protein: MTAKKKTEAVVAVCIQEPLEDGSQMDLGSIAGDELKFLHQAFITDTITSVLGINGTDVRLYAIDVSERKRFVQIVTDYLASKLSGKKMENYKTRFKKFEQTHERWGIRLQAVFDDCFKAGYGQVLVVGSRTPTVTTRMIKTALKMLKESDAVFGPTPEGRYYMIGMSGSPRIDFARFDWKSPSIYNEVARAFDGRKLTWSELEIWYAVESPDDLELMARDINQYRFEGDESTARETEIVMERLLNKLEL; encoded by the coding sequence ATGACGGCAAAGAAGAAGACCGAGGCAGTAGTCGCAGTATGCATTCAGGAACCGCTCGAGGACGGTTCGCAAATGGACCTCGGCTCCATCGCCGGGGACGAGCTCAAGTTCCTCCATCAAGCCTTCATTACTGACACCATCACCAGCGTTCTTGGCATTAACGGCACTGACGTTCGGCTGTATGCGATTGACGTTTCTGAGCGGAAACGTTTCGTCCAGATTGTCACTGACTACCTGGCTTCAAAGCTGAGCGGCAAGAAGATGGAGAACTACAAGACGCGGTTCAAGAAGTTCGAGCAGACCCACGAGCGCTGGGGTATTCGTCTTCAAGCCGTCTTTGACGACTGCTTCAAGGCCGGCTACGGGCAGGTCCTCGTTGTCGGCAGCCGGACCCCGACTGTCACCACCCGCATGATAAAGACCGCCCTGAAAATGTTAAAAGAATCCGACGCCGTCTTTGGCCCGACCCCCGAGGGCCGGTACTATATGATCGGCATGTCCGGCTCGCCGCGAATCGATTTCGCCAGGTTTGACTGGAAATCACCGTCTATCTACAACGAGGTCGCCAGGGCGTTCGACGGGAGAAAATTGACCTGGTCGGAACTGGAAATCTGGTACGCGGTCGAGAGCCCGGATGACCTGGAATTGATGGCTCGTGACATAAACCAGTACCGGTTTGAAGGAGACGAGAGTACGGCGAGGGAAACCGAGATCGTCATGGAGCGGCTGCTCAACAAACTGGAGCTGTAA
- a CDS encoding creatininase family protein has translation MERHLHKLNWLTVRDLVPDKVDTVIFPVGTVEAHGTACLGTDNLIPETIADGIARRLNALIAPTVNYGVTRSLYRYNGSCTVKPSTLQLYVREVLDSFSDIGFRHVILMNGHGGNNDALKTVAHDFHRERACNIAVIHWWELCADMTREFFGHRGGHAGTDESAMVQAVDPDLIDRDAYDPDLAWYFRDGADVYPVPGTILLYKEGEGYPEFDVPKARAYREEVIEHVGQFAEMVVTRWRKYIP, from the coding sequence TTGGAAAGACATCTGCACAAGCTCAACTGGCTCACTGTCAGGGACCTGGTCCCCGACAAGGTTGATACCGTCATCTTTCCAGTCGGGACCGTCGAAGCCCACGGGACCGCCTGCCTGGGTACCGACAATCTTATCCCGGAGACAATCGCCGACGGGATTGCCCGGCGCCTGAACGCCCTGATCGCCCCTACCGTGAATTACGGCGTGACCAGGTCGCTCTATCGGTACAATGGCAGCTGTACCGTCAAACCGTCCACGCTTCAGCTTTACGTGCGCGAGGTGCTGGATTCGTTCTCCGACATCGGCTTTCGTCACGTCATCCTGATGAACGGCCACGGTGGCAACAATGATGCTCTCAAGACCGTGGCACATGACTTTCACCGCGAAAGGGCCTGCAACATCGCGGTCATTCACTGGTGGGAGCTGTGCGCCGACATGACGCGGGAGTTCTTCGGTCACCGGGGTGGTCATGCAGGCACCGACGAAAGCGCCATGGTGCAGGCGGTCGACCCCGATCTGATCGACCGTGACGCGTATGACCCTGACCTGGCCTGGTACTTCCGGGACGGGGCAGACGTGTACCCGGTGCCCGGAACCATACTGCTGTACAAGGAAGGCGAGGGCTACCCGGAATTCGACGTGCCGAAAGCCCGCGCGTATCGCGAGGAAGTTATCGAACACGTCGGGCAATTCGCCGAAATGGTCGTTACCCGCTGGCGCAAATACATTCCGTAA
- a CDS encoding DUF401 family protein produces the protein MDFLKLGVIFIAIVIALRKKLSVGVTLFAAGLLTALLFRVTLAALVDGYWGLVSSQRFLALTSVIILITILGSLLKELGWLQKLSEACRSLRGGRRTATAVMPPLIGLMPMPGGSLLSAPLVDSVLSDAEHSPHLKCATNYWFRHIVEHFMPIYPGMILSEAITGMPVSRLAMMQSPLALAMATIGVVFFIRRIRKDSGGPGEFRRPIISIIQTVWPILTAILLYGVVRLNLSLAVLVSLLLLMAVARPKRNLIVQSVRSGLSYKLIFLVFGILSFQTVLDSSGAILSLQRLSVDYHFPEQVIIIIVCFTAGLLTGMFSAFVAIGYSLLAGFLYQPVINPANIFLAYLSGYLGMMLSPAHLCLIVTNSYFRSDLLAVYKLLVGPAAVLGLAGYLLYLSGWPALF, from the coding sequence ATGGATTTCCTGAAGCTGGGCGTAATCTTCATTGCCATCGTCATCGCGCTCAGGAAGAAGCTTTCGGTGGGTGTGACCCTTTTTGCCGCCGGTCTCTTAACTGCTCTTCTCTTCCGGGTTACGTTAGCCGCGCTTGTTGACGGCTACTGGGGGCTTGTCTCGTCGCAACGCTTTCTGGCCCTGACCTCGGTGATAATCCTGATCACCATCCTGGGGTCGCTCCTTAAGGAACTCGGCTGGCTGCAGAAGCTCTCCGAAGCGTGCCGGTCGCTTCGCGGCGGTCGGCGGACCGCCACCGCGGTGATGCCGCCGCTGATCGGTTTGATGCCCATGCCCGGCGGTTCGCTCCTTTCGGCTCCGTTGGTGGACAGTGTCCTGTCGGACGCGGAACATTCCCCCCACCTCAAGTGTGCCACCAACTACTGGTTTCGGCACATCGTGGAACACTTCATGCCTATATATCCCGGCATGATCCTCAGCGAGGCGATTACCGGCATGCCGGTTTCACGCCTGGCGATGATGCAGTCACCGCTCGCGCTTGCCATGGCGACCATTGGCGTTGTATTCTTCATCCGCAGGATCCGTAAGGACTCCGGCGGCCCGGGCGAATTCAGACGGCCAATTATCAGCATCATTCAGACCGTCTGGCCGATCCTTACGGCGATACTCTTGTACGGCGTCGTACGTCTGAACCTGTCGCTGGCCGTCCTGGTGTCGCTCCTGCTGCTGATGGCGGTGGCCCGGCCGAAAAGAAACCTCATCGTCCAGTCGGTCAGGAGCGGTCTGTCCTACAAGCTCATCTTTCTGGTTTTCGGTATCCTCTCCTTCCAGACCGTGCTGGACAGTTCCGGCGCCATCCTGTCGCTGCAACGTCTGTCCGTCGACTACCATTTCCCCGAGCAGGTGATTATCATCATCGTCTGTTTCACGGCCGGCCTTCTGACCGGCATGTTTTCCGCCTTCGTGGCCATCGGGTACTCGCTGCTGGCCGGTTTTCTCTACCAGCCGGTGATCAACCCGGCTAACATCTTTCTGGCCTACCTGTCCGGATACTTGGGCATGATGCTGTCGCCGGCCCACTTGTGCCTGATCGTCACCAACAGCTACTTCAGGAGCGATTTGCTGGCTGTCTATAAGTTGCTGGTCGGCCCGGCCGCTGTTCTCGGTCTGGCCGGCTATCTCCTTTACCTGTCAGGCTGGCCGGCCCTTTTCTAA
- a CDS encoding cytochrome c biogenesis protein CcdA, translating into MFDQPTVEVPAAVLAGFLSFLSPCVLPLIPGYLSFISGLSIEELSAKGKAASHLGRLVVNTLFFVLGFSLVFITLGAFAGGIGGWLRQNLSLFNKIAGALVFVFGLHVAGVLRIRALNYEKRFNLGAAKKRGVIGSAVIGIAFAFGWTPCIGPILGSILTLAAQQNSSSQGLMLLVFYSAGLGVPFILTALLFNYLIGAFGFVKRHFRAVEIISGGLLMAVGVAIFFNWLQRLSGLLLDLFPSLGEIG; encoded by the coding sequence ATGTTTGACCAGCCCACGGTAGAGGTGCCGGCGGCAGTCCTGGCCGGGTTCTTGTCCTTTTTGTCCCCGTGCGTTCTGCCGCTCATTCCCGGCTACCTTTCCTTTATCTCCGGCCTCTCAATTGAGGAGCTCTCCGCCAAGGGGAAAGCGGCTTCGCATCTGGGCCGGCTGGTGGTCAACACGCTGTTCTTTGTGCTGGGTTTTTCGCTGGTGTTTATTACCCTGGGTGCGTTTGCAGGGGGCATCGGGGGCTGGCTCCGCCAGAACCTGTCGCTGTTCAACAAGATCGCCGGTGCCCTCGTCTTCGTGTTTGGTCTGCACGTGGCGGGCGTGCTGAGGATCAGGGCCCTTAACTATGAGAAACGCTTTAACTTAGGTGCCGCCAAGAAGAGGGGTGTTATCGGCTCGGCCGTTATCGGCATCGCCTTTGCCTTCGGCTGGACGCCGTGCATCGGACCCATCCTCGGGAGTATCCTCACCCTGGCCGCCCAGCAGAACAGTTCCAGCCAGGGCCTGATGTTGCTGGTCTTCTATTCAGCGGGTTTAGGCGTGCCGTTCATACTGACCGCCCTGCTTTTCAACTATCTCATTGGGGCTTTCGGATTTGTCAAGAGACACTTCCGGGCTGTGGAGATCATCTCGGGCGGTCTGCTCATGGCCGTCGGTGTGGCGATCTTCTTCAATTGGCTGCAGCGTCTCTCCGGCTTGCTGCTCGATCTGTTCCCCTCACTGGGTGAGATTGGTTAA